From a region of the Pseudoclavibacter endophyticus genome:
- a CDS encoding transporter substrate-binding domain-containing protein, with protein MTSTRTATRAGIALMGAAVLALVGCASDGDPGGGDDASGEGSTLQQAQESGTITLAIASERPYSWVDESGQPTGATIAMHEHIFSALGIDNIEVEEVAWDSLIPGLNAGRWDVISAGMSILPERCAEAAFSDPEIMYTTTLAVPAGNPNGLTDLDSVAATDGEVTLAVQSGAIEAGYAQELGIANTIEVDTAQAGIEAVQSGRADAFALTAVSLNWMTEDLDNVETTEAFVQVIDGVEQIGAGATVFRQGDTDLLEAYNAELANITSDEQTYLGLVEPFGFTAENLPPEDLTTEQLCSGELE; from the coding sequence ATGACTTCGACACGCACTGCGACCCGCGCTGGAATCGCACTCATGGGAGCGGCGGTGCTCGCGCTCGTCGGCTGCGCTTCGGACGGCGACCCCGGCGGCGGCGATGACGCGTCCGGTGAGGGCTCGACGCTCCAGCAGGCGCAGGAAAGCGGCACGATCACGCTGGCGATCGCCTCCGAGCGGCCCTACTCGTGGGTCGACGAGTCGGGGCAGCCGACCGGCGCCACGATCGCGATGCACGAGCACATCTTCAGCGCCCTCGGCATCGACAACATCGAGGTCGAAGAGGTCGCCTGGGACTCGCTCATTCCGGGGCTCAACGCGGGGCGCTGGGACGTGATCAGCGCCGGCATGTCGATCCTCCCCGAGCGCTGCGCGGAGGCCGCATTCAGCGACCCCGAGATCATGTACACCACGACGCTCGCCGTGCCTGCCGGGAACCCCAACGGCCTCACCGACCTCGACTCCGTCGCCGCGACGGACGGCGAGGTCACGCTCGCCGTGCAGTCGGGCGCGATCGAGGCCGGCTACGCCCAGGAGCTCGGCATCGCCAACACGATCGAGGTCGACACGGCGCAGGCCGGCATCGAGGCCGTGCAGTCCGGACGAGCCGACGCCTTCGCCCTCACCGCGGTCTCGCTGAACTGGATGACGGAGGACCTCGACAACGTCGAAACCACGGAAGCCTTCGTTCAGGTCATCGACGGTGTCGAGCAGATCGGCGCAGGTGCCACGGTCTTCCGCCAGGGCGACACCGACCTGCTCGAGGCGTACAACGCCGAGCTCGCGAACATCACGAGCGACGAGCAGACCTACCTCGGCCTCGTCGAGCCCTTCGGTTTCACGGCCGAGAACTTGCCGCCCGAAGACCTCACGACCGAGCAGCTCTGCTCCGGTGAGCTCGAGTAG
- a CDS encoding GntR family transcriptional regulator — protein sequence MARDVPRPGVPPPVLRLTRTSTVHLIATELRTAIFTGALPVGSPLGEVELAAQLGVSRGPLREAAQRLVQEGVLTSVPGRGMKVSEITADEVVDVYEARLAVEGHAAARIIRDGRTSAVDAIERALDDLRQAMRRETAIEIGDADLAFHQTLVDASGSYRLSRAMATLALETRIATFSLPGGYSVRRSVSSSYGDLLAALRAGDEPAARWALDAQFRAAIKRLRGEDTSVETVETAANELPTVIARIDLATAPDAP from the coding sequence ATGGCACGCGATGTTCCGCGACCCGGTGTGCCGCCGCCGGTTCTGCGGCTCACGCGCACGTCGACGGTGCACCTCATCGCCACCGAATTGCGCACGGCGATCTTCACCGGGGCGCTCCCCGTCGGGTCTCCGCTCGGGGAGGTTGAGCTGGCCGCGCAGCTCGGGGTCAGCCGGGGTCCGCTGCGCGAGGCGGCGCAGCGGCTGGTGCAGGAGGGGGTGCTGACCTCGGTGCCAGGCCGCGGCATGAAGGTGAGTGAGATCACCGCCGACGAGGTCGTCGATGTCTACGAGGCCCGCCTCGCGGTCGAGGGTCATGCGGCCGCCCGCATCATCCGTGACGGCCGCACGTCGGCCGTCGATGCGATCGAGCGCGCACTCGACGACCTCCGTCAGGCGATGCGGCGAGAGACGGCCATCGAGATCGGTGACGCCGACCTTGCCTTTCATCAGACCCTGGTGGATGCCTCGGGCAGCTATCGCCTGAGCCGCGCCATGGCCACGCTCGCCCTCGAGACGCGCATCGCGACGTTCAGCCTCCCCGGTGGCTATTCGGTGCGACGCTCCGTCTCGTCGAGCTACGGAGACCTGCTGGCCGCCCTTCGTGCCGGCGACGAGCCTGCCGCGCGGTGGGCGCTCGACGCGCAGTTCAGGGCGGCGATCAAGCGCCTCCGCGGCGAGGACACGTCGGTCGAGACCGTCGAGACCGCGGCCAACGAGCTGCCCACCGTGATCGCCCGCATCGATCTCGCGACTGCGCCCGACGCTCCTTAG
- a CDS encoding amidohydrolase: MANQNGNEVIVRGGRVYTADENGPAWASGFRISNGVFTDVWVSPGDEPATVSAGADVLDLDGAVVVPGLFDAHVHPFFGGKKMLRPSLALQPVAGLDEILAAVETRAREAPDGAWITGGKWNATLTPQLTAAARERLDAVSFGHPVMLGDESGHNGWVNSAALAAAGYAVDGSESDAGFGRDADTGAPTGVLMERALDPVRQAANAASPDTVDDLKEYLLAAWGLFHTFGITAIQDAMTGLPELQAYAQLADEGRLPGWVSTCLSMEGIMAGPDFDPAALDDFARTVAAERIRTDFTKLALDGVPTTRTAGMLCPYLPDDEHGHDYHGIVYRTADELADVLRGYRAAGRSTKIHCAGDWAVRVAIDAFAMLRAEGSDLSYHIAHGQFVAPEDRKRMAEFDVVAEISPYIWYPGPIPYSIAAVLPDDVASRMQPNRDLLDLGVLVAGGSDWSVVPMPNAWEGIAGLVTRRDPNGAFEGSLWPEQAVTLEEALRIFTINGAKAARMDDVVGSIEVGKAANFAVLDRDPFAIDPIDIAATRAWRTYVAGECVHELRNPPIDGEK; the protein is encoded by the coding sequence ATGGCAAATCAGAATGGAAACGAGGTCATCGTTCGCGGTGGGCGCGTCTACACCGCCGACGAGAACGGGCCGGCGTGGGCATCGGGCTTTCGCATCAGCAATGGCGTCTTCACCGACGTCTGGGTGTCGCCGGGCGATGAACCCGCCACGGTGTCGGCAGGGGCCGACGTGCTCGACCTCGACGGAGCCGTCGTCGTCCCGGGCCTCTTCGATGCGCACGTGCATCCGTTCTTCGGTGGCAAGAAGATGCTCCGCCCATCCCTGGCGCTGCAACCCGTCGCCGGCCTCGACGAGATCCTTGCGGCCGTCGAGACCCGGGCTCGCGAGGCGCCGGACGGCGCGTGGATAACCGGTGGGAAGTGGAACGCGACGCTGACGCCGCAGCTCACGGCCGCGGCGCGTGAACGGCTTGACGCCGTCTCCTTCGGGCACCCGGTGATGCTCGGCGATGAGAGCGGCCACAACGGCTGGGTGAACAGCGCGGCCCTCGCGGCCGCCGGATATGCCGTGGACGGCAGCGAATCAGACGCCGGATTCGGCCGCGATGCCGACACGGGCGCTCCGACCGGCGTGCTGATGGAGCGCGCGCTCGACCCGGTCCGGCAGGCGGCGAACGCGGCGTCGCCAGACACGGTCGACGACCTCAAGGAGTACCTTCTCGCGGCGTGGGGCCTCTTCCACACGTTCGGTATCACGGCGATTCAAGATGCCATGACGGGTCTCCCCGAACTCCAGGCCTACGCGCAGCTCGCCGACGAGGGGCGGCTGCCCGGCTGGGTCTCGACGTGCCTCAGCATGGAGGGCATCATGGCCGGGCCCGACTTCGACCCCGCCGCGCTCGACGATTTCGCGCGCACGGTCGCCGCTGAGCGCATCCGCACCGACTTCACGAAGCTCGCGCTCGATGGCGTGCCGACAACGCGGACGGCGGGCATGTTGTGCCCCTATCTCCCCGATGACGAGCACGGCCACGACTACCACGGCATCGTGTATCGAACCGCCGACGAGCTCGCCGACGTGCTGCGGGGGTATCGCGCTGCAGGCCGCTCGACGAAGATCCACTGCGCGGGCGACTGGGCGGTGCGCGTGGCGATCGACGCGTTCGCCATGCTTCGCGCCGAGGGCTCGGACCTGAGCTACCACATCGCGCACGGCCAGTTCGTCGCGCCCGAGGATCGCAAGCGCATGGCTGAGTTCGACGTCGTCGCCGAGATCTCGCCGTACATCTGGTACCCGGGTCCCATTCCCTATTCGATCGCCGCCGTGCTTCCCGATGACGTCGCGTCGCGCATGCAGCCGAATCGCGATCTTCTCGATCTCGGTGTGCTCGTCGCCGGGGGCTCCGACTGGTCGGTCGTGCCGATGCCGAACGCATGGGAGGGCATCGCAGGGCTCGTCACACGCCGCGACCCCAATGGTGCGTTCGAGGGCTCGCTGTGGCCGGAGCAGGCGGTGACGCTCGAGGAAGCGCTCCGCATTTTCACGATCAACGGCGCCAAAGCGGCGCGGATGGACGACGTCGTGGGCTCGATCGAAGTCGGCAAGGCGGCGAACTTCGCGGTGCTGGACCGCGACCCGTTCGCGATCGACCCGATCGACATCGCGGCGACGCGAGCGTGGCGCACCTACGTCGCCGGCGAATGCGTGCACGAACTCCGTAACCCCCCGATCGATGGAGAGAAATGA
- a CDS encoding ABC transporter substrate-binding protein → MRRTSKTLGLGLAVTLTLTACGGGGETDAAEGDGPTGTVTFATLFQPSSWDPAIGDFMGNAFYYGLVYDTVVARTAAGELEPGLAESWTYDDDQTTLTLELRQGVAFTDGTPVDADAIVANLEHYRDANGPGTAELALVERIEAVDGDTVEVGFTAPDPSFVEDLSSYIGFVASPAAIESGTLETDPVGSGPYVLDAANSTSGSTWTFNANPETWTEPPYATLVASIMDATAALNALKGGQADLAMLLDLQAAEEAEDSGYDRSLFAPSSLGIAFFDRDGTIAPEVADVRVRQAINHAIDAEALINAFLGGTEVGTPGRQLFGASSDAFDASLDDAYPFDPQRARELLTEAGYPDGFTLTMPYVLIWGPGVPDAIQTQLAEVGITVEYDQLPPEEIGPSINSGKYAAALQSFGLSSSWMTMTQQVDPDGAYNPFSVEDATAMELMTEYQYADEADRPAIGQELNAYMTEQAWSNVWGHGHPSILSDPAKITLPATSVGFPPVFEWVPAGH, encoded by the coding sequence ATGAGACGCACGTCGAAAACCCTCGGCCTCGGCCTCGCCGTCACGCTCACGCTGACCGCCTGCGGCGGGGGAGGTGAGACGGATGCCGCTGAGGGCGATGGCCCGACCGGCACGGTCACGTTCGCGACCCTGTTCCAGCCGTCGTCGTGGGACCCGGCCATCGGGGACTTCATGGGAAACGCCTTCTACTACGGGCTCGTGTACGACACCGTGGTCGCACGCACGGCCGCCGGAGAGCTCGAGCCTGGGCTTGCCGAGTCGTGGACCTACGACGACGACCAGACGACGCTGACGCTCGAGCTCCGGCAGGGCGTGGCGTTCACCGACGGCACGCCCGTGGATGCCGACGCGATCGTGGCCAATCTTGAACACTACCGAGACGCCAACGGGCCGGGGACGGCCGAGCTCGCGCTCGTCGAGCGCATCGAAGCCGTCGACGGCGACACGGTGGAGGTCGGATTCACAGCCCCCGACCCGTCATTCGTCGAAGACCTCTCGTCGTACATCGGCTTCGTCGCGTCCCCAGCGGCGATCGAATCCGGCACGTTGGAGACCGATCCGGTCGGCTCGGGCCCGTACGTGCTCGACGCGGCGAACTCGACCAGCGGGTCGACGTGGACCTTCAACGCGAACCCCGAGACCTGGACGGAGCCGCCGTACGCGACGCTCGTCGCGTCCATCATGGACGCGACCGCCGCGCTGAACGCGCTGAAGGGCGGGCAGGCCGATCTCGCGATGCTGCTCGACCTGCAGGCCGCCGAGGAGGCCGAAGACAGCGGGTACGATCGCTCGCTGTTCGCGCCGAGCTCCCTCGGCATCGCGTTCTTTGACCGCGACGGGACGATCGCGCCGGAAGTCGCCGACGTCCGCGTCCGGCAGGCGATCAATCACGCGATCGACGCCGAAGCGCTCATCAACGCCTTCCTCGGGGGCACCGAGGTCGGCACGCCGGGCCGACAGCTCTTCGGGGCGTCCTCAGACGCCTTCGATGCTTCTCTCGACGACGCCTATCCCTTCGACCCTCAGCGCGCACGCGAGCTGCTCACCGAGGCCGGGTATCCGGACGGGTTCACGCTCACGATGCCCTACGTCCTGATATGGGGTCCGGGGGTTCCCGATGCGATCCAGACGCAACTTGCCGAGGTCGGCATCACCGTCGAGTACGACCAACTGCCGCCGGAGGAGATCGGCCCCTCGATCAACTCGGGCAAGTACGCAGCGGCGCTCCAGTCGTTCGGGCTGTCGTCGAGCTGGATGACGATGACGCAGCAGGTCGACCCGGACGGGGCGTACAACCCCTTCTCGGTCGAGGACGCGACGGCGATGGAGCTGATGACGGAGTATCAGTATGCCGACGAGGCCGACCGCCCGGCGATCGGGCAGGAGCTCAACGCGTACATGACTGAGCAGGCGTGGTCGAACGTATGGGGTCACGGCCACCCGTCGATCCTCTCCGACCCGGCGAAGATCACGCTGCCCGCAACGTCGGTCGGCTTTCCGCCCGTGTTTGAGTGGGTGCCGGCCGGTCACTAG
- a CDS encoding TetR/AcrR family transcriptional regulator has translation MSEGGAMGEAPDAGRGNTDTRERILDVALEEFAARGVAGVRVQAIADRARVSVRMIYYYFGSKRGLHEAVSTHGVRGSDANLDGVTATDVAANPLAALFGRRRVDSDFLRLIQWEELETAGTGEPVVNEAYRAEHAEKRTELIRSAQAEGRLPADLDARMLSFALHALMRAPLAFPGLARTATGAEPQSAEFSARYEATLSHLSAALRSRTGADAEEPARGEGQTEGADAAREANA, from the coding sequence ATGTCAGAGGGGGGAGCGATGGGCGAGGCACCGGATGCCGGGCGCGGGAACACCGACACGCGAGAACGCATTCTCGACGTCGCGCTCGAGGAGTTCGCCGCGCGCGGCGTCGCCGGGGTGCGGGTGCAGGCGATCGCCGATCGGGCGCGGGTGAGCGTGCGAATGATCTACTACTACTTCGGCAGCAAGCGCGGCCTGCACGAGGCCGTGAGCACGCACGGCGTCCGCGGCAGCGATGCGAACCTCGACGGGGTGACGGCAACGGACGTCGCGGCGAACCCGTTGGCTGCACTGTTCGGGCGCCGCCGGGTCGATTCGGACTTTCTCCGGCTGATCCAGTGGGAGGAGCTCGAGACCGCCGGCACCGGTGAGCCGGTCGTTAACGAGGCCTACCGCGCCGAGCACGCCGAGAAACGCACCGAGCTCATCCGTTCGGCGCAGGCCGAGGGGCGGCTGCCCGCAGACCTGGACGCGCGGATGCTGTCGTTCGCGCTGCACGCCCTCATGCGCGCGCCGCTCGCGTTCCCCGGCCTCGCTCGGACCGCGACCGGCGCCGAGCCGCAGTCCGCCGAGTTCTCGGCACGGTACGAAGCGACGCTTTCGCACCTGAGCGCGGCCCTTCGCTCGCGCACCGGCGCCGACGCGGAGGAGCCTGCGCGCGGGGAGGGGCAGACCGAGGGCGCGGACGCAGCGCGTGAAGCGAACGCGTGA
- a CDS encoding MFS transporter: MTGDSSSAWRGAGWFTPKRASVAVYMLCMFLNLLDTSSINVALVAIGRSFEVPASHTSVINLGYLVTVAVLIPMSGWLGERYGTIRVIQFSLAVFVCGAVVSATAQDLTWLTAGRVVQGIGGGGLAPLAMGLLYRNFPRTERLRIGVLTSIPIAFAPALGPVVGGMFVEFFNWRGIFLLNLPMCLLAMVIAWRFAREPDERQERRIDLAGAAMTIVGFGGLAYALNSLSRGDASAMTLGTLGGSALVIAALVALELRLGERAFLDVSLLRSPVYARCVLILALSFLAFQGFSFALPLLLQTQLGLAALAAGIVTTCQAAGPVIGGRIGQRLLMRVGANAMFCGSQLAMVVCLAGVVAGFAGGMVWLVAVATAVYGAGGFVSTLTSQTVGFSSIPQRNLGDASSLLQSTRQLSGVAGIAAAAGMMAAVGASSQTAAGAASPGNATSTALAVFGALAAAHLAAAIFARFTRLLPVPGRDD; this comes from the coding sequence GTGACGGGCGATTCCAGTTCGGCCTGGCGCGGCGCGGGCTGGTTCACGCCGAAGCGGGCGTCCGTCGCCGTGTACATGCTCTGCATGTTCCTGAACCTGCTCGACACGTCGAGCATCAACGTCGCCCTGGTGGCGATCGGCCGCTCGTTCGAGGTGCCGGCCTCGCACACCTCGGTCATCAACCTCGGCTATCTCGTGACGGTCGCCGTTCTGATCCCCATGTCGGGATGGCTGGGGGAGCGCTACGGAACGATCCGCGTCATCCAGTTCAGTCTTGCCGTGTTCGTGTGCGGCGCGGTCGTCAGCGCGACGGCACAGGATCTCACGTGGCTCACGGCCGGCCGCGTCGTGCAGGGCATCGGCGGTGGTGGTCTCGCGCCGCTCGCGATGGGGCTGCTCTATCGCAATTTCCCGCGAACCGAACGCCTTCGCATCGGCGTCCTCACGAGCATCCCCATCGCCTTCGCACCCGCACTCGGGCCCGTCGTCGGCGGGATGTTCGTCGAGTTCTTCAACTGGCGCGGCATTTTTCTGCTGAATCTGCCCATGTGCCTGCTCGCGATGGTCATCGCCTGGCGGTTCGCCCGCGAGCCCGACGAGCGGCAGGAGCGGCGCATCGATCTCGCGGGCGCCGCGATGACGATCGTCGGCTTCGGCGGCCTCGCATACGCCCTCAACAGCCTCTCGCGGGGCGATGCAAGTGCCATGACGCTCGGCACGCTGGGCGGATCGGCCCTCGTCATCGCCGCGCTCGTTGCCCTCGAGCTCAGGCTGGGGGAGCGCGCCTTCCTCGACGTTTCGCTCCTTCGCTCGCCGGTGTACGCGAGGTGCGTGCTGATCCTCGCCCTCAGCTTCCTCGCGTTCCAGGGCTTCAGCTTCGCGCTGCCACTCCTCCTGCAGACCCAGCTCGGGCTTGCGGCCCTCGCCGCCGGGATCGTCACGACGTGCCAGGCGGCCGGTCCGGTGATCGGCGGACGCATCGGGCAGCGCCTGCTGATGCGGGTCGGCGCCAACGCGATGTTCTGCGGCTCGCAACTGGCCATGGTGGTGTGCCTCGCCGGCGTCGTCGCCGGGTTCGCGGGTGGGATGGTGTGGCTGGTCGCCGTCGCGACGGCCGTCTACGGTGCGGGCGGTTTCGTGTCGACCCTCACCTCGCAGACGGTCGGCTTCTCCTCGATCCCGCAACGCAACCTCGGGGATGCGTCGAGCCTGTTGCAGTCGACGAGGCAGCTGTCCGGGGTGGCGGGCATCGCCGCCGCCGCCGGCATGATGGCGGCGGTCGGCGCCTCGAGTCAGACGGCGGCGGGCGCCGCATCGCCAGGGAACGCGACGTCGACCGCCCTCGCCGTCTTCGGCGCGCTCGCTGCCGCTCACCTCGCCGCCGCGATCTTCGCGCGCTTCACGCGCCTCCTTCCTGTCCCGGGGCGCGACGATTGA
- a CDS encoding carboxylesterase/lipase family protein, with the protein MSGTYVFTGPHGERIEPSAVVETHLGPVQGLVVDGIHRFLGMRYAAAPTGLRRFTPPVDPRPWTETAEAIHYGAPAMQGVRGPETAPRSDFALTQMVVMPIGGLVKINSEDCLWLNVWTPATDGAKRPVLFWIHGGGFAYGAGSEPLYDGARLAARGDAVIVTVNHRLNLFGYLNLVGTHPHYDDAVNVGQQDLVHALSWVRTNIAAFGGDPDNVTIAGESGGAAKVNALMAMPSATGLFHKAIMQSGAHARLREGDAIRGVTDRILAAAGVDEVTPEALAALPATELLESTIISYEAQGDVEVERIRAASAFQEDLAQLLGPTRDGVIVPAHPYDDGTASGIISDVPVLMGWMKDEWNLMLVERDPGFVRMSESDFLAAASTMFGATADRVVDALRRAFPDYSPGHLSSAMVSVQMIRDYKRIADMKSLGDAPVYCYQVEWETPVGDGIYRTTHALDLPLVFDNVDRARAFVGEGDEPQLLADQMSEAWLAFMRTGSPDHSGIPTWPTWEPNARSAMAFDVTSRVTENPFGELDELTEGSRLQF; encoded by the coding sequence ATGTCAGGCACTTACGTCTTCACCGGACCTCACGGCGAGCGCATCGAGCCGAGCGCCGTCGTCGAAACGCATCTCGGACCGGTGCAGGGGCTCGTCGTCGACGGCATCCACCGGTTTCTCGGCATGAGGTACGCAGCAGCGCCGACGGGGCTGCGGCGCTTCACGCCCCCGGTCGACCCGCGGCCGTGGACTGAGACCGCCGAAGCGATCCACTACGGCGCACCGGCCATGCAGGGCGTACGTGGGCCGGAAACGGCCCCGCGCAGCGACTTCGCGCTCACCCAGATGGTCGTCATGCCGATCGGCGGCCTCGTGAAGATCAATAGCGAGGACTGCCTCTGGCTGAACGTGTGGACGCCGGCGACCGACGGCGCGAAGCGGCCGGTGCTGTTCTGGATTCACGGCGGCGGGTTCGCCTACGGCGCCGGCAGTGAGCCGCTCTACGACGGCGCCAGGCTGGCTGCGCGGGGAGACGCCGTGATCGTGACGGTCAATCACCGGCTGAACCTGTTCGGATATCTCAACCTCGTCGGGACGCACCCGCACTACGACGACGCCGTCAACGTCGGCCAGCAAGACCTCGTGCACGCCCTGAGCTGGGTCCGCACGAACATCGCGGCATTCGGGGGAGACCCGGACAACGTGACGATCGCGGGCGAGTCCGGCGGTGCCGCGAAGGTCAACGCGCTCATGGCCATGCCGTCGGCGACGGGGCTGTTTCACAAGGCGATCATGCAGTCGGGCGCGCATGCGCGACTTCGCGAGGGCGACGCGATACGTGGGGTAACCGACAGGATCCTCGCGGCGGCGGGCGTCGATGAGGTGACGCCGGAGGCCCTCGCGGCGCTCCCGGCAACGGAGCTGCTCGAATCGACGATCATCTCGTATGAGGCGCAGGGTGACGTCGAGGTGGAACGCATCCGGGCCGCGAGCGCCTTTCAGGAGGACCTCGCGCAACTGCTCGGCCCGACGCGCGACGGCGTCATCGTGCCGGCGCACCCGTATGACGACGGCACGGCCTCCGGGATCATCTCGGACGTGCCCGTCCTCATGGGATGGATGAAGGACGAGTGGAACCTCATGCTCGTCGAACGCGACCCGGGATTCGTGCGCATGAGCGAATCGGACTTCCTCGCGGCCGCCTCGACGATGTTCGGTGCTACCGCGGACCGGGTCGTCGACGCGCTCCGGCGCGCCTTTCCCGACTATTCACCCGGGCACCTGTCTTCGGCGATGGTGTCGGTGCAGATGATCCGCGACTACAAGCGCATCGCCGATATGAAGTCGCTGGGGGACGCTCCCGTGTATTGCTATCAGGTCGAGTGGGAGACGCCCGTCGGTGACGGCATTTACCGGACGACGCATGCGCTCGATCTGCCGCTCGTGTTCGACAACGTCGACCGCGCCCGCGCGTTCGTGGGGGAGGGCGATGAGCCACAGCTCCTCGCGGATCAGATGAGCGAGGCGTGGCTCGCGTTCATGCGCACGGGCAGCCCGGACCACTCAGGCATTCCCACGTGGCCGACGTGGGAGCCGAATGCCCGATCCGCGATGGCATTCGACGTCACGAGCCGGGTGACCGAGAATCCGTTCGGGGAATTGGATGAGCTGACGGAAGGGTCGCGCCTTCAGTTCTGA
- a CDS encoding TetR/AcrR family transcriptional regulator, which yields METDEGSTRKRILEAALDEFAMKGIAGARVETIAKRAGANVRMIYYWFDNKRGLYEAVNAYVISANDDSLEGVSIDDVAADPFRALFGTKTPNPRFIRLLEWEELESATTDADLANFGERRSQAEARIELLRAAQAAGRLPAEIDAAMLYFVMHALTRAPYAFPSLARYATGIDPESAEFAEEFGAFLTVLGRLVAGGGDAPAETQ from the coding sequence ATGGAAACGGACGAGGGGTCGACCCGTAAGCGGATTCTCGAAGCCGCACTCGATGAATTCGCGATGAAGGGCATTGCGGGAGCGAGAGTCGAAACGATCGCGAAGCGCGCCGGGGCCAACGTTCGCATGATCTATTACTGGTTCGACAACAAGCGGGGCCTCTACGAAGCGGTGAACGCGTACGTGATCAGCGCGAACGATGACTCGCTCGAGGGGGTGTCGATCGACGATGTCGCGGCCGACCCGTTCCGGGCCCTCTTCGGGACGAAGACGCCGAACCCGAGGTTCATCCGCCTCCTCGAGTGGGAGGAGCTCGAGAGTGCCACGACCGACGCCGACCTCGCCAACTTCGGCGAGCGCCGGAGCCAGGCCGAGGCGCGTATCGAACTGCTGCGAGCCGCGCAGGCGGCCGGCAGGCTTCCGGCCGAGATCGACGCGGCCATGCTGTACTTCGTGATGCACGCGCTCACCAGGGCGCCGTACGCCTTCCCCTCGCTGGCAAGGTATGCGACGGGGATCGACCCGGAGAGTGCGGAGTTCGCGGAGGAGTTCGGTGCGTTCTTGACGGTGCTCGGCCGCCTCGTTGCCGGGGGTGGCGACGCGCCCGCCGAGACGCAGTAA
- a CDS encoding alpha/beta fold hydrolase, which translates to MSNIILVHGTYAGGFMWNTVAALLREKGHAVWTPTLTGVGERTHLRGPHVGLQTHITDIENVLYYDDITDAVILGFSYGGMVLAGLGRDAVERVRSGILLDAALPEDGESMHDVYAHVGTDTLPPEVAELHAQPEKPLDAPDLQVPPWAAGNPRFSPMPINCHWDRVKLGPLFTSRPNTYIEATRWSMNRRCAERAAALGWTVVGVDSEHGVMDSDPQGLSELIDRSARETRPNVADVA; encoded by the coding sequence ATGTCAAATATCATCCTGGTTCACGGCACGTACGCCGGCGGGTTCATGTGGAACACCGTTGCGGCGCTGCTCCGCGAGAAGGGCCACGCCGTGTGGACGCCGACCCTCACCGGCGTCGGCGAGCGAACCCACCTGCGCGGGCCCCACGTGGGGCTCCAGACGCACATCACCGACATCGAGAACGTGCTGTACTACGACGACATCACCGATGCCGTCATCCTCGGCTTCAGCTACGGCGGCATGGTGCTGGCGGGGCTAGGGCGCGATGCGGTCGAGCGCGTGCGGTCCGGCATCCTGCTCGACGCGGCCCTCCCCGAGGACGGCGAGTCGATGCACGACGTCTACGCGCACGTCGGCACCGACACGCTGCCGCCAGAGGTCGCCGAGTTGCACGCGCAGCCGGAGAAGCCCCTAGACGCTCCCGACCTGCAGGTGCCGCCGTGGGCCGCCGGCAATCCGCGCTTCTCGCCCATGCCGATCAACTGCCACTGGGATCGCGTCAAGCTCGGGCCGCTCTTCACGAGCCGACCGAACACCTACATCGAGGCCACCAGGTGGTCGATGAACCGGCGCTGCGCCGAGCGGGCCGCTGCACTCGGGTGGACGGTCGTCGGCGTCGATTCGGAGCACGGTGTCATGGACAGCGACCCGCAGGGGTTGAGCGAGCTCATCGACCGCAGCGCCCGCGAGACGCGGCCGAACGTCGCCGACGTCGCGTAG